Proteins encoded together in one Alteribacter keqinensis window:
- a CDS encoding TRAP transporter permease, with translation MADLTNQQAMDEKEKKKMLAKYDKEATFRQDLGRWKWVIAFVAISLTVFHLYRAAPAVGPLVYLVQGAVHLGTAMGLIFMIYPATKSGITRKGIPFYDVILALLAMGSSFYILFRYDWITGPARIIGFETMDIVVATLGIVLLLEATRRAVGLPIVIIALGAILYGLFGTNLPYGFGHGGFDWSGLARRLFFSSEAIFGIPIQISSTYIFLFLFFGVMLVRTGVGQFFNDLAFGLTGRFTGGTAKAAVAASAMQGTVTGSSVANTVASGSFTIPMMKRAKFRPEFAAAAEASASTGGQIMPPIMGAAAFIMAEYVSDVSYSDIIVIGIIPALLYFTGVFLGTHFEAKRYGIHGLPKSELPSAKGLLKRMDLILPLFTIVYMLVTGFTPTAAALTGIGTAFLVSMFRKETRMGPRSILEALEQGARVALPVIAACASAGIIVGVVVFTGLGGKIAGALLTLAGDSLFLLLFFTMIACIILGMGLPTTANYVVTASMAAPALIAFDVPPIAAHFFVFYFGIVADITPPVCLAAYAGAGIARANPMRAGVNALKLAIAAFIIPYVFVYSPVLLLENATFATLTPVLVTAIIGMVAISAAMMGYFFAKPFWYERILLIVAGIMLIIPGNLFISMGGLALLIVIGVVQKIRNPEGARGNAPA, from the coding sequence ATGGCAGATTTAACAAATCAACAAGCTATGGATGAAAAAGAAAAGAAGAAAATGCTCGCAAAATATGACAAAGAAGCGACATTCAGGCAGGACCTGGGCAGATGGAAATGGGTCATTGCCTTCGTTGCAATTTCGCTTACAGTCTTTCACCTTTACCGTGCAGCACCGGCGGTAGGACCTCTCGTATACTTAGTACAAGGTGCTGTTCACCTCGGAACAGCAATGGGGCTTATCTTCATGATCTATCCCGCAACAAAATCCGGGATTACAAGAAAAGGCATCCCTTTCTATGATGTTATTCTTGCTTTACTTGCCATGGGAAGCTCTTTTTATATCTTATTCCGCTATGACTGGATTACCGGTCCGGCCAGAATCATTGGTTTTGAAACAATGGACATCGTTGTGGCAACGCTCGGTATTGTACTGCTCCTCGAAGCAACCCGCCGTGCTGTCGGACTTCCGATTGTCATAATCGCCCTTGGGGCCATACTTTACGGCCTGTTCGGGACAAATCTCCCCTATGGCTTTGGCCACGGTGGATTTGACTGGTCCGGACTCGCAAGACGATTGTTCTTCTCTTCTGAGGCGATCTTCGGTATTCCGATCCAGATCTCCTCAACGTATATTTTCTTATTCCTTTTCTTCGGTGTTATGCTCGTAAGAACCGGAGTAGGTCAGTTCTTTAACGACCTGGCATTTGGTTTAACAGGACGTTTCACAGGTGGTACAGCAAAAGCTGCCGTTGCCGCTTCTGCTATGCAGGGAACAGTAACGGGAAGTTCAGTTGCCAATACAGTAGCATCAGGTTCCTTTACAATCCCAATGATGAAGCGTGCAAAATTCAGACCTGAATTTGCGGCCGCTGCTGAAGCCTCAGCGTCTACAGGTGGTCAGATCATGCCGCCAATTATGGGTGCTGCCGCCTTTATTATGGCAGAATATGTAAGTGATGTTTCTTACAGTGATATTATTGTAATTGGTATTATCCCGGCACTCCTTTACTTTACCGGTGTTTTTCTTGGGACGCACTTTGAAGCGAAACGATACGGCATTCACGGCCTTCCAAAAAGTGAACTGCCATCAGCCAAGGGATTACTTAAGCGAATGGATCTGATCCTGCCGCTCTTTACGATTGTTTATATGCTGGTTACCGGCTTCACCCCTACTGCTGCGGCATTAACGGGTATCGGTACGGCATTCCTTGTAAGTATGTTCAGAAAAGAAACACGAATGGGACCACGAAGCATTCTTGAAGCTCTTGAGCAGGGTGCACGTGTCGCCCTTCCGGTTATCGCAGCGTGTGCGAGTGCCGGTATTATCGTAGGTGTCGTTGTATTTACCGGTCTTGGAGGTAAAATTGCAGGTGCCCTGTTAACTCTTGCAGGCGACAGCTTGTTCCTGCTTCTGTTCTTTACAATGATTGCTTGTATTATCCTGGGTATGGGACTGCCGACCACGGCAAACTACGTTGTTACAGCGTCCATGGCCGCTCCGGCATTGATTGCCTTTGACGTGCCGCCGATCGCAGCCCACTTCTTCGTATTCTACTTTGGAATTGTTGCCGACATTACTCCGCCGGTATGTCTCGCCGCATATGCGGGCGCAGGTATAGCCAGGGCGAATCCGATGAGGGCTGGTGTAAACGCACTGAAACTTGCCATTGCGGCATTTATCATTCCATACGTATTTGTTTACAGCCCGGTACTCCTGCTGGAGAACGCAACATTTGCTACTCTGACTCCGGTTCTTGTGACAGCCATTATCGGAATGGTCGCGATCAGTGCCGCCATGATGGGTTACTTCTTTGCTAAACCATTCTGGTATGAGCGCATCCTTCTGATTGTTGCAGGTATCATGCTTATTATCCCTGGAAACCTCTTTATTTCCATGGGTGGACTTGCTCTTCTGATTGTCATTGGAGTTGTTCAGAAAATCCGTAATCCAGAGGGTGCGAGAGGAAATGCACCTGCTTAA
- a CDS encoding TAXI family TRAP transporter solute-binding subunit: MKKFYTMFASALTLGMLLSACGDGDTDENGGTVDEGDDNGQEEAAGDVDVSGLQIGTGSTGGTYYPLGQEMANVINANIEGYDDFDLSAVSTGASVENLASIGLGELELGMTVHLPALDAVDGSGEFEELDMTIDNFGFMGHIYPEVMQIVVRADADIETVADLEGMNVAIGPPGSGTQDAAKMILEAYGLEDGDYNAFDEGFGDAAGRLQDGNLDASFGLLGLPAGSIEELALQRDVKLLSLSDEAVSYIEDNSGYELMEIPADSYDFMDESVNAITAYAILVGSTDLIDEDLGYEIVKALYENWESVSHDQGQHLDPENIMNGSDGLPMHPGAERFFEEQGYLD; the protein is encoded by the coding sequence ATGAAAAAGTTCTACACAATGTTTGCCTCCGCTTTGACTCTTGGTATGCTTCTGTCCGCATGTGGCGACGGAGATACTGACGAGAACGGCGGCACTGTAGACGAAGGCGACGACAATGGCCAGGAAGAAGCTGCTGGTGATGTTGATGTTTCCGGTTTACAAATTGGTACAGGCAGTACTGGGGGTACATATTATCCTCTTGGCCAGGAAATGGCTAACGTAATCAATGCAAATATCGAAGGTTACGACGACTTTGACCTTAGTGCTGTATCAACAGGTGCTTCCGTTGAGAACCTTGCTTCCATCGGACTCGGTGAGCTTGAGCTTGGTATGACTGTTCACTTGCCTGCACTTGATGCGGTTGATGGTTCCGGGGAATTCGAAGAGCTTGATATGACAATCGACAACTTCGGTTTTATGGGCCACATCTATCCTGAGGTTATGCAGATCGTTGTCCGTGCTGATGCAGACATCGAAACTGTTGCAGACCTTGAAGGAATGAACGTTGCTATCGGACCACCTGGTTCAGGTACTCAGGACGCTGCTAAAATGATTCTTGAAGCATACGGACTTGAAGATGGAGACTACAACGCATTCGACGAAGGATTCGGTGACGCTGCAGGCCGCCTTCAGGACGGTAACCTTGACGCATCATTCGGTCTTCTTGGATTACCTGCAGGAAGCATCGAAGAACTTGCGCTTCAGCGTGACGTTAAGCTTCTTTCTCTTTCAGATGAAGCAGTATCTTACATCGAAGATAATAGCGGATATGAGCTGATGGAAATTCCTGCTGATTCCTACGATTTCATGGATGAGTCTGTAAACGCAATTACTGCATACGCAATCCTCGTTGGTTCTACTGACCTTATCGACGAAGATCTTGGGTACGAAATTGTAAAAGCTCTTTATGAAAACTGGGAAAGCGTTTCTCATGACCAAGGTCAGCACCTTGATCCTGAGAATATCATGAATGGTTCTGACGGCCTTCCAATGCACCCCGGTGCAGAGCGCTTCTTTGAAGAGCAAGGCTACTTAGACTAA
- a CDS encoding MATE family efflux transporter has translation MAQHQDKTKKNLTLFALTWPIFIEIFLHMLMGNADTLMLSQYDDNAVAAVGVSNQIMSVIIVMFGFVATGTTILIAQYIGARRDLEASRIAVVSLAANLVFGILLSAVLFFSGPSILRGMNLPPELMDTALMYLRIVGGFAFVQALIMTAGAVIKSHGFTRDAMWITLGMNVLNVVGNYLFIFGPMGFPELGATGVAISTAASRTLGLAVLVVILYKRVNGELPFSFIFKAFPKTELKQLMKIGVPSAGEHLSYNISQVVITMFIASMGTVELTTRVYTTNIMMFAFLFAIAIGQGTQIIVGHLVGEGKFEEAYRRCMRSLWIGLWVTLGAAGLFAAFRVQLLSIFTDNPDIIQLGGILLLLTVILEPGRTFNLIVINCLRAGGDVRYPVYIGILSMWGVSVTISYTAGLLLGLGLVGVWFSFIADEWLRGLLMLKRWKGRQWQNMSFVREEDRKKA, from the coding sequence ATGGCACAGCACCAGGATAAAACAAAAAAGAATCTGACACTCTTTGCCCTCACGTGGCCAATATTCATTGAAATTTTTCTCCATATGTTAATGGGAAATGCCGATACACTGATGCTGAGCCAGTATGATGACAATGCCGTGGCAGCAGTCGGCGTATCCAATCAAATTATGAGTGTCATTATTGTGATGTTCGGTTTTGTAGCGACCGGAACAACCATTCTTATAGCACAGTATATTGGTGCCAGAAGAGATCTTGAAGCGAGCAGGATTGCAGTTGTTTCACTTGCCGCAAACCTCGTATTTGGCATTCTGTTAAGCGCCGTCCTGTTTTTCTCAGGTCCTTCGATATTAAGAGGAATGAACCTTCCACCAGAGCTGATGGATACAGCCCTGATGTACCTGCGCATTGTAGGCGGATTTGCCTTCGTGCAGGCGTTGATTATGACAGCCGGAGCTGTGATTAAGAGTCACGGCTTCACTCGTGATGCCATGTGGATTACTTTAGGCATGAACGTATTAAATGTGGTTGGAAATTACCTGTTTATCTTCGGTCCGATGGGCTTTCCTGAACTGGGTGCCACCGGGGTGGCCATCAGCACGGCAGCCAGCCGGACGCTCGGTCTGGCCGTTCTCGTGGTCATTCTTTATAAACGGGTAAACGGAGAGCTCCCTTTCTCTTTCATCTTTAAAGCCTTTCCAAAAACTGAACTTAAGCAGTTAATGAAAATTGGTGTCCCTTCAGCCGGTGAACACTTATCCTATAACATATCCCAGGTTGTTATCACGATGTTTATTGCATCGATGGGTACCGTTGAACTGACCACCAGGGTGTACACTACTAACATTATGATGTTTGCCTTTTTGTTTGCCATCGCGATCGGACAGGGAACGCAGATCATTGTCGGCCACCTTGTTGGTGAAGGGAAGTTTGAAGAAGCTTACAGGCGCTGTATGAGAAGTTTATGGATCGGCCTTTGGGTTACACTGGGGGCTGCCGGCCTGTTTGCTGCTTTCCGGGTACAGCTTTTGTCAATTTTTACAGATAACCCGGACATCATTCAGCTCGGGGGAATTCTCCTGCTTCTCACGGTTATTCTCGAACCCGGGCGCACATTTAATTTAATTGTAATCAACTGCCTACGCGCAGGCGGTGACGTAAGATATCCTGTATACATCGGTATCCTCTCAATGTGGGGCGTATCCGTAACGATTTCCTACACTGCAGGCCTCCTGCTAGGCCTTGGGCTTGTGGGAGTGTGGTTCTCCTTTATCGCTGATGAATGGTTGAGAGGGCTTTTAATGCTGAAACGCTGGAAGGGACGACAATGGCAGAACATGTCCTTTGTAAGAGAAGAGGACAGAAAAAAAGCATAG
- a CDS encoding methyl-accepting chemotaxis protein — MRVSSEASVQVFDVSEAVSKESQSQLEQMGTVLETMTDFKQHVQTQAEETDTISAITEEVSASALEIKESSGKVTIKMQQMNGMAASGATAVSEMAGDVEALSRQTHTMAEKMIGMVEEVENIAAFMKGIDDISAQTNLLAINASIEAAKAGAAGRSFAVVAEEIRKLSNGTSDFSKNTKKAIEHIRDETVEMKGTFHSFESASLKAKEQSEEATSLFSRIETESKSLHHEQEETSVAIEQINRAIEEVVTAVANLSDVAKELEEKTGQVTETIGFQSEKQRQLAETTLVLKETASSLQQ; from the coding sequence ATGCGGGTCAGTTCAGAAGCGAGTGTACAGGTTTTTGATGTTAGTGAAGCGGTATCCAAAGAGTCTCAAAGCCAGCTTGAACAAATGGGAACAGTGCTTGAGACAATGACAGACTTTAAGCAGCATGTCCAGACTCAGGCTGAAGAAACAGATACAATATCAGCGATAACAGAAGAGGTAAGCGCAAGTGCTCTTGAAATTAAAGAATCGTCCGGGAAAGTGACGATAAAAATGCAGCAAATGAATGGAATGGCTGCGAGCGGGGCGACAGCTGTAAGTGAAATGGCAGGGGACGTAGAAGCCCTTTCGAGACAGACACATACGATGGCGGAAAAAATGATCGGGATGGTTGAGGAGGTCGAAAACATTGCTGCCTTTATGAAAGGCATTGATGATATTTCAGCCCAGACAAATCTACTGGCTATCAACGCATCCATAGAGGCTGCTAAAGCAGGAGCTGCCGGAAGAAGCTTTGCTGTTGTGGCAGAAGAAATCAGGAAGCTTTCCAACGGGACTTCGGACTTTTCAAAAAACACAAAAAAAGCTATTGAACATATCAGAGATGAAACGGTTGAAATGAAAGGAACGTTTCATTCCTTCGAGTCTGCCAGTCTGAAAGCGAAAGAGCAGTCGGAAGAAGCGACCAGTTTATTTTCGCGTATTGAAACGGAAAGTAAATCCCTGCATCATGAACAAGAAGAAACGTCAGTGGCTATAGAACAGATTAACAGAGCTATTGAAGAAGTGGTAACGGCAGTTGCAAACCTGTCTGATGTGGCAAAAGAGCTGGAGGAAAAGACAGGACAGGTGACGGAAACGATCGGCTTTCAATCAGAAAAGCAAAGGCAGCTGGCCGAAACAACGCTCGTTTTAAAAGAAACAGCTTCCTCATTACAGCAATAA
- a CDS encoding helix-turn-helix transcriptional regulator: MKLLNATVPPLPVFIKGGKGSFKKGQKHFARTFEVFDLLIVEKGTLYMKEEESTFSVKSGEYLMLAPGMYHGGFKGCEEPTTFFWVHFSFPGSFSLSDEKEFDWSHVLLKESTFTEPAAFSLHLPRYGEIKKKERLENLLEHLSLLNHSQSPVDKMKQQTLFYESLLLLQEEAIQIPTSAETVAEEAMHFIKNHFRDSKLTLGKVAKELLYHPDYVTRCLKRVTGLTPVQYISRYRLEVAKDLLITTNMDLGSVCVEVGIQDRSYFSRLFKKIEGVTPGEFRRMRTKEAKKNEM, from the coding sequence ATGAAACTGTTAAATGCTACGGTGCCCCCATTGCCGGTATTTATTAAAGGCGGGAAGGGAAGCTTTAAAAAAGGTCAGAAACATTTCGCAAGGACATTTGAAGTGTTCGATCTTTTAATAGTAGAAAAAGGAACATTATATATGAAGGAAGAAGAAAGCACGTTCTCTGTTAAATCAGGGGAATACTTAATGCTTGCCCCAGGGATGTATCACGGCGGGTTTAAAGGATGTGAGGAACCGACCACATTTTTTTGGGTCCATTTCTCTTTTCCGGGATCATTCAGCCTCTCGGATGAAAAAGAGTTTGACTGGTCTCACGTTCTTTTAAAAGAAAGTACATTCACAGAGCCGGCAGCATTTTCACTGCACCTTCCCCGTTACGGGGAAATCAAGAAGAAGGAGCGTCTTGAGAACCTTTTGGAACACCTGAGTCTCCTTAACCACTCCCAGTCGCCGGTAGATAAGATGAAGCAGCAGACTCTTTTCTATGAAAGTCTCTTATTACTGCAGGAAGAAGCGATCCAGATTCCAACAAGTGCTGAAACGGTCGCTGAAGAGGCGATGCATTTTATAAAAAACCACTTCAGGGATTCGAAGCTCACCCTTGGAAAGGTGGCAAAAGAACTTTTATATCATCCTGATTATGTCACCAGATGCTTGAAAAGAGTGACCGGTCTCACCCCGGTGCAGTATATCAGCAGATATCGTCTGGAAGTGGCGAAAGATCTGTTGATTACCACCAACATGGATTTGGGTTCTGTATGTGTGGAAGTAGGAATCCAGGATCGAAGCTACTTTTCGAGACTCTTTAAAAAGATCGAAGGGGTCACGCCTGGAGAATTCCGGAGAATGCGGACGAAGGAAGCGAAAAAGAACGAAATGTAG